The segment TTCATCGAGGTCAGTGGGAAGCTGGCAAAGCCCTTGGTATGGCTTATCGGGAGCAAGTCTGGCGAATTATTTTGCCTCAGGCAGTGGTGCGGATGATTCCGGCTTTCATGAATCGAGTTGTGGAGTTGATGAAGATGACCTCATTGGCATCGGTGATCGCTTTTGGGGAGTTGATGCACCAAGCAAAGGCTATCTCCGCCTATCACTTCAATCCCATTGAGTCGTATACGGTTGTTGCGCTTCTCTTCTTTGTAGTGATCTCTCCATTTGCGTTCCTAGTCTATCGCCTTGAAAATCGATTCCGTAAGTAAAATGAGTCTAGAGATCCTGTCCTGTCGCAATTTGAAGAAGCAGTTTGGTGAGAATCAGGTGCTTCGAGGGATTGATCTGCAAATCAATAAAGGTGAAAGTCTAGCTATTATTGGAGCCTCTGGTTCTGGCAAGTCTACATTGTTGCGCTGCTTGAATTTCTTGGAGATTCCTAGTTCTGGGGAGGTCCGCTTGAGAGGCGAACTGATTGGTAGTCGACAGAACGAGCTGGTACTGTATCAGGAAAGAGACTTAATTCCGATCCGTGCAAAGATTGGCATGGTCTTCCAGCATTTCAACCTCTTTCCCCACATGACGGTATTGCAGAATGTGATGGAAGGGCCTCGGACCGTACTAAAGTTACCCAAATCAGAATATGAAAGCCGCGCACTATCGTATCTCGAGAAAGTAGGCATTCCTGAAAAACGTAACGCCTATCCTTCAGAATTGTCAGGAGGCCAGCAACAGCGAGTTGCCATTGCTCGGGCGCTGGCAATGGAACCAGAGATCATGCTGTTTGATGAAGCGACTTCGGCCCTGGATCCGGAATTGGTGGGAGAGGTACTAGATGTGATCCTCAAGCTGATGGAAGAAGGATTGACCTGTGTGCTAGTGACTCATGAACTTGGTTTTGCTTACAGCGCTGCACAGCGAGTGCTGTTCATGCACAACGGGATGATTCTCGAAGAAGGCAGCGCCTATGATGTGCTCGTCGAACCTCAGCAGCCAAGAACCATTGAATTCTTACGCGGACACTCCCGCTTTCAACTTCCTTCCCCCAAGAGTGCCCAATGAGCACTGCACCAGAACATCGTTCTACCCACGAGTCCGAATCGGATGAACGGAATCAATCGCTCAAGGTCTATCTAAACGGTAAGATCGTCCCACGAGAACAGGCGCTGGTTTCAGTTTATGATGCGGGCTTCATGCTGGGAGATGGCATCTGGGAGGGAATTCGTCTCTACAACAGAAAATGGGCCTTTGTCCAGGATCACATGGACCGCTTGTATGAGTCTGCTCGTGTAGTGGACATGGACATTCCGCTGACTCGTGAGCAGATGATCGAAGCGCTGGATCAGACCGCTGCGGCCAACCAGATGACCCAGGATGTGCACGCTCGCCTGATGATTACCCGAGGCTTGAAGAGCAAACCGTTTCAGGATCCAAGGCTCTCCCAGCAGGGTCTAACAATCGTGATCATCATGGAACACTCCAAGGTACCGGAAGACATCTATCACAAGGGAATCACGCTCCACACGGTTCCAATCTATCGAGGCTTGCCCGTCACCCAGGATCCAAAGCTTAACTCTCACTCCAAACTCAACTGCATTCTGGCCTGTATTCATGCACAAAAAGCTGGCGCTGATGAAGCGCTGATGCTGGATCCACACGGTTTCGTCAACACCACCAACTCCTGCAACTTTTTCATTGTCCGCAAGGGTGAGGTATGGACTTCAACAGGGGACTACTGCATGAACGGGATCACCCGTCAAAAGGTGATCGATCTCTGTCGAGCTCACCAGATTCCCATTCATGTTCGGAACTTCTCTCTGATGGAAACTTATGGAGCGGAAGAAGCCTTCCTAACTGGGACATTTGGCGCACAAACTCCTGTGGAGTCAATCGATGGTCGTACGATCAGCAACCCGGGTCAGTGGCCAGTAATCGAGAAGATCCGCCAACACTACAAGGAACTGGTTCGAGCAGATACAGTTTAAATTTCTTCTGACTCTGGACAAGTATTTTGAATTTCATTTGATAGCTCCCCCAGCACCAAGGTATCCAATCAGCCTTGCTCTGATGTTGATCAGAAGTAGGTATTGAAAGAATTCAAGCTGTGGATTCCTGTAAATGAAAATTACAGACATTCGAGCTACAACGGTGGAGGTTCCCCTGGAAATTCCTTTGTTTTACACGAATGGAGCCCTACTGGGGAAAAATCGTAGGAACCAGTGTGGAAGTTGATACAGACGAGGGACTGGTTGGCCTAGGTGAGATGTGTGGAGGTGGTGAGTCTGCAGAAGCCGCTTCCCGAGGATTGAAATCATACTTGGTCGGACATGATCCCTTTGAGTTGGAAGACCTGCGCTTTAAGATTTGCAATCCGATCTCCAGCCTCTGTAACAATCACAAACTGCCCTAGAGTTGCCTGCCTGAACCGCTGATGTTAATTCCTAAACCAAGCCTCTGCACCGACAGCTATGTGGCAAACTACGAGATCAGGAGCCTTTTGCTTCCTAACTGTTCTGGCGACTACCCAACGCAGAAGGCACTTGAGAGATTCGTACCATTGATCGACTGTTTCAGAACGACCAGGAGCTGAAGGCTTATTGCGGGTTTCGCAGTCACAAGCTCAAGGGTGGAGTCTTTCAGCCAGAATATGAACTGGAGACCTATCGTGTGCTGGCAGCAGCTTTCCCCAGTGATTCCCTACGTTACGATCCTAACACAGCCCTAGATGTTGCAGAATCAATTTGCCTCGCTGAGCAGATCTGAGACCTACGCAACGACTACCCGGAAGATCCAATCTGGAAACCTCAAGGCATGCAGCAGGTACGTGAAAAAGCCTCGATGTTACTGACTACCAACACGGCCGTTATCAATTTTGAGCAACTCTGCACCAATCTTCAGCACCTCGCGGGGGATGTGATCCTGCTCGACACCAACTTCTGGGGAGGAATACTTCTCAGTGTCAAAGCTGCAGGAGTCTGTGAAACTTTCTAGCAGCTGATTGCTGTACATTCATCCGGTGAGCTCGGCATCCAGTTGACAACCATGCTGCACCTAAGAGTTGTGCTGTCCAATCTGACTTTTAGTGCCAATGCCCAGTATCATCAATTGACAGAAGATATCCTTGTTGGTGGAAAGTTCCTATATCAGGATGGAGCGATTGTGTGGTACCCAATGGCCTTAGTCTAGGCGTGAGGCCGGATCGGGATCGACTGCAACAATACGCAGAAGCCTTCCAGCGTGAGAGAGGCTATACCTATGATCGGGATCCTTCACAACCAGGCTGGTTTGCCCTCATTCTCAATACTCGCTGGGCAGATCATACGCAGCCTAGCCCCTCCTTTTACCTAATACTGAGAAGATAGAACATGCAAACAGACATGACAGGCAAGGTAGCCCAGGTCACCGGTAGGACTGGTGGTATCGGTGAGTTCATTTGTGAACAATTGGCTCTGGTAGGTGTGGCACCGTGAAAATGAAGAGTACAGAGATTTTTAGACAGTCTGTGCCATAAAAAGTAGTGGGCAAGCAATTCAATTGCTGAAAAATTCTCTGACTTTCTTGATCGGCCCATAGACAAGGCCTAGGACCACGCAAAAGATGAGTTCATCAATACCCAGATCCAGCTTTGGACTTTTTTAGTGACCAAGTTGCAGAGTGAATCAACCTCAAAAGAAGAGCAGGCTCCAGTCTTAGGCGGGATTATAGGCACGTGCTAAGACACTCGGATCAACCAGAGGGAGATTTCTCCTATCATACAACAAATGGTACTACTGACGGTCCACCTTGCACAGTGTGCGAAAGGTTCGTCCAAAAAGATAATAGAGATAGTGTTAAGGAACCAGATTGGCACCAAATAAAACATACTCCAGAAGGAAACAGTAAGGCGTTGCATTAATGAATCTACAAATACTGGAGATTACTTCATTTGTCGAAGCTAAGTATTTGCGCTAACCTCAATAATTGAAATACAAGAAGGCAAAAGAGGATAGTAATCCTGTTAAGGTCAAAATTAAATTAAGTAACAAAAAAGTGAAAAAATTATACTCAAATAAATTGTGAAAAATTAAAAGTGACAGTTTGATAAAAAATAAATAAGTGATGGTAATGATTGAGTAATATCTAAACATTTCTCAGAAATAAAGAATTTATATCTAATCAATAAAATTCTAATAAAGCAATAAAAACAAACTTCAAAAGTGTTACATAAAGCTGAAAATTTACATGTGTTAATTAATAAAAAATCCTAGAATAAAGAACTTAATCTGGATGGATAAATTATGTTTAAAAAATGTCTGAAAAATAAAATAAAAAAGTCCATTTAGTGATCTGACCACATAACATTCATTTGCACTAGAAACCAATCAGTTTAATTTTCGTTGATTCAAAGAGGATTTAATTACATTAGTAACAATAAAGTTGACTGAAATATTATATTTTAATATATTTTTTATTAAATAGAAGGTAAAAAAAATTGTTTGAAAGTAAAAATTTTAATTGACATCGTTACATTCATAGTGTAAAAAGAAATTGTTTAATGTCGAACATTGAGACAATTCGCAGTGAATTGATTTCCATTAATGATTCTCTTAATTATGAGGTATGAAATGAATAAAGTGAATAAACATTTGATGATCGTAGTGTCAATATTCGCTAGTTTTTTTATAGGCAACGCAAAAGCTGAAACCTGGACTGTACAGACATCAATGCCATCTGGGTCATATATTTTTAAACATGTAGAAAAGTGGGTGCCTAAACTAACATCTATTACAAATGGTCGCATAAAGATACAGCTTGTGGGTGGAGGAACAGTTGTTCCACACAATCAGACAATTGATGCAGTTGGACAAGATATAATACAGGGAGATTTTACGGCTACCGTGTATTTTGGAGGAAGAGATAAAGTATTTGCGATCATCGGTGATATGGTTGCAGCATATGATAATGTTTGGCAGGTATATTCATATTGTTATCAGGGAGGGGGTAAAGAACTATTTCAAAAAGTGTGGGATGAATATACTGACGAATCAGTAAAAATTGTTGGGTGTGCTCCTTATGCAAGGGAATCATTTACCTCAACAATTCCAATAAAAAAACTTGATGACTTAAAAGGTGTAAAACTACGCGCTCCTGAAGGATTAGCATCTGAAGTTTTCAAAAGAGCAGGTGCTAATCCAGTTGGAATACCTGGCTCAGAGGTATATACATCATTACAAAAAGGTGTTATTGAAGCCGCAGACTATTCATCGTACACAGAAGATAAGTCAATTGGTCTACATGAAGTAGCTAAATATCCTATCTATCCGGGAATACATTCAATGCCAATCCTACATTTTTCTGTGAATATGGAAAAATGGGAAAAGTTAAGTGAGGCAGATCAAATTGCACTAGATCTTTGGTATAGAGCAACAATGGTTGATTTAATGCAGGATTTAGAACTCTCAGATTTAAAACTAGTAGCTGAAGATAAACGGACTGGTGCAGTAAATGTTCAAAATTGGGACCAGTCAGAAAGAGATAAGCTGAGAGCTATCGCAGCAGATGCATGGAAAGCTTATTCATCAGAAAGTCCACTGGCAACAGAAGCATATAAAAGTGTAGTGGCATATCTCAAAGCTGCAGGTCTACTTTAATTTGTGACCTACAGCACACTCAAGTGCTGTAGGTACAATATCTAATGATATAAAAGTGAATATAATTGAAAATTTCATTGATAAAATCGGAAGAACAGTTAGTTATTTTTATTTTTTTGCTGTAATTATTTCAATGTGGGAAATTGTCCTCCGTTGGATATTTAATAGTCCTACAATATGGGCGCATGAATTAGTAATATGTACCTGTGGGATTACCTATCTTCTCTCGGGTGGCATAGTAACAAAAGAAAAATTGCATATTAGAATAACAGCAGTTTATGGCTTAATGTCAAAGAAAATAAAATGGTATTTGGATTTGATGGCGTATCTAATAGGTATCATTTCTATAGGATTGTTAATACAGGGATCATTAAGACAAAGTAAAATGGCAATAAGAGTCTGGGAACGAACTGGATCAGCATGGGATCCTCCACTGTATGCTTTAATCAAACCTGCAATTACAGTTGGAGCAATATTGGTGATAATCTCTACGATTATTCATTTAGTTAGGCATTTAAAAGAAAAAAAACCTAATGAATATTGAAATTATTTCAATAATTATTTTAGTTGGTATGGTGGTACTAATGGCCCTAGGAGTCCCATTAGTTTACACTACTCTGACAATAGCAATCGGATGTACAATATATCACTTTGAAGGACTAAAAGGTCTACCATTAGTTGCTAGCCGTGTTGGTGGATTTGTAACAGAATATGTGTTTGTGTCAGTACCCCTATTCGTAATGATGGCTAGCATCTTAGAAAAATCAGGGGTAGCAAAAGATTTATATAACGCAATGTTTTTGCTTTCAGGAAAACTAAGAGGGGGTGTCGCAGTTCAAACAACTTTAGTTGCAGTTTTTATGGCAGCAATGACAGGGATCATAGGCGGAGAAATTATTTTGTTAGGTCTATTAGCACTGCCACAAATGCTAAGACTTGGATATGAAAAAAAATTGGCTATAGGGACAATTTGTGCGGGTGGATCTTTAGGAACCTTAATACCACCAAGTGTAGTATTAATTGTATACGGATTAGTCGCAAATGTTTCAATTGGAAAACTGTTTTTGGCAGGCGTAATTCCGGGTCTTCTTTTAGCATTATTATATATGGGATATATAATAATTAGATGTTGGATTCAGCCAGAATTAGCTCCTTTAGCTGAAGAATTTACTAATAAAATCAGTAGGACAGAAAAAATTCGTTTGCTTAAAGGGCTTATCTTACCTTTTTCGGTTATAGTATGGGTATTAGGTTCTATTTATGGGGGTATTGCTTCAGTTACTGAGGCAGCTGCAGTAGGTGTTTTTGGTGCTATTGTTTCATCTGTAATACGAAAAGAATTTTCAATGAAAATGGTACGTGATTCAGCATTTCAAACGATGACTACAGTAGGAATGCTAATATGGCTAACATTTGGTGCAAATGCTCTAGTGGGTATTTATAATATCATGGGTGGGACTGCCTACATGCACACAATGCTAACAGGTTTGCCTTATGACCCAATTTTCATTGTGTTGATTATGATGGGAATTTTAATCGTAATGGGAACTTTTATGGATTGGATTGGTATCTGTCTACTAACCATGCCAATATTTGTACCTGTTGTAATTGATATTGGGTATAACCCGATCTGGTTTGGTATATTGTTCACACTGAATATGCAGTTGTCATATCTTAGTCCACCTTTTGGACCTGCGTGCTTCTACTTGAAAACTGTTGCACCAAAAGAAATTACACTTAATCAAATATTTAATGCCATGTGGCCATTCCTAGGACTACAGCTTATAGGG is part of the SAR324 cluster bacterium genome and harbors:
- a CDS encoding amino acid ABC transporter ATP-binding protein: MSLEILSCRNLKKQFGENQVLRGIDLQINKGESLAIIGASGSGKSTLLRCLNFLEIPSSGEVRLRGELIGSRQNELVLYQERDLIPIRAKIGMVFQHFNLFPHMTVLQNVMEGPRTVLKLPKSEYESRALSYLEKVGIPEKRNAYPSELSGGQQQRVAIARALAMEPEIMLFDEATSALDPELVGEVLDVILKLMEEGLTCVLVTHELGFAYSAAQRVLFMHNGMILEEGSAYDVLVEPQQPRTIEFLRGHSRFQLPSPKSAQ
- a CDS encoding aminotransferase class IV, which translates into the protein MSTAPEHRSTHESESDERNQSLKVYLNGKIVPREQALVSVYDAGFMLGDGIWEGIRLYNRKWAFVQDHMDRLYESARVVDMDIPLTREQMIEALDQTAAANQMTQDVHARLMITRGLKSKPFQDPRLSQQGLTIVIIMEHSKVPEDIYHKGITLHTVPIYRGLPVTQDPKLNSHSKLNCILACIHAQKAGADEALMLDPHGFVNTTNSCNFFIVRKGEVWTSTGDYCMNGITRQKVIDLCRAHQIPIHVRNFSLMETYGAEEAFLTGTFGAQTPVESIDGRTISNPGQWPVIEKIRQHYKELVRADTV
- a CDS encoding TRAP transporter substrate-binding protein, with the translated sequence MNKVNKHLMIVVSIFASFFIGNAKAETWTVQTSMPSGSYIFKHVEKWVPKLTSITNGRIKIQLVGGGTVVPHNQTIDAVGQDIIQGDFTATVYFGGRDKVFAIIGDMVAAYDNVWQVYSYCYQGGGKELFQKVWDEYTDESVKIVGCAPYARESFTSTIPIKKLDDLKGVKLRAPEGLASEVFKRAGANPVGIPGSEVYTSLQKGVIEAADYSSYTEDKSIGLHEVAKYPIYPGIHSMPILHFSVNMEKWEKLSEADQIALDLWYRATMVDLMQDLELSDLKLVAEDKRTGAVNVQNWDQSERDKLRAIAADAWKAYSSESPLATEAYKSVVAYLKAAGLL
- a CDS encoding TRAP transporter small permease, translating into MNIIENFIDKIGRTVSYFYFFAVIISMWEIVLRWIFNSPTIWAHELVICTCGITYLLSGGIVTKEKLHIRITAVYGLMSKKIKWYLDLMAYLIGIISIGLLIQGSLRQSKMAIRVWERTGSAWDPPLYALIKPAITVGAILVIISTIIHLVRHLKEKKPNEY
- a CDS encoding TRAP transporter large permease subunit; translation: MNIEIISIIILVGMVVLMALGVPLVYTTLTIAIGCTIYHFEGLKGLPLVASRVGGFVTEYVFVSVPLFVMMASILEKSGVAKDLYNAMFLLSGKLRGGVAVQTTLVAVFMAAMTGIIGGEIILLGLLALPQMLRLGYEKKLAIGTICAGGSLGTLIPPSVVLIVYGLVANVSIGKLFLAGVIPGLLLALLYMGYIIIRCWIQPELAPLAEEFTNKISRTEKIRLLKGLILPFSVIVWVLGSIYGGIASVTEAAAVGVFGAIVSSVIRKEFSMKMVRDSAFQTMTTVGMLIWLTFGANALVGIYNIMGGTAYMHTMLTGLPYDPIFIVLIMMGILIVMGTFMDWIGICLLTMPIFVPVVIDIGYNPIWFGILFTLNMQLSYLSPPFGPACFYLKTVAPKEITLNQIFNAMWPFLGLQLIGLILVLSFPEIALWLTNYI